From the genome of Nicotiana sylvestris chromosome 2, ASM39365v2, whole genome shotgun sequence, one region includes:
- the LOC104245232 gene encoding ribosomal RNA-processing protein 8, producing MKVQNRSRKRKGGKVHKNSSPSSSTPTGDGHSKLSGVNQSSASKNAISKTKKASSFLDKMKARLSGGHFRMLNEKLYTCSGDEALNYFKENPDLFNVYHAGYQEQMLHWPEQPVNIITKWLKDHSPSLVVADFGCGDGRLARSVKNKVWSLDLVANDPSVIACDMSNTPLLSLSVDVAVFCLSLMGTDYPSYIQEARRVLKPRGWLLIAEVKSRLDPNTGGADPNKFLKAICELGFTIESKDFSNKMFALFYLKKKEKQNSVDKEISWPELKPCIYKRR from the exons ATGAAAGTACAAAATCGAAGCCGTAAACGGAAGGGAGGAAAGGTTCACAAAAACTCTTCTCCTTCATCTTCTACACCCACCGGCGACGGTCATTCTAAGCTCTCCGGCGTGAATCAATCTTCGGCTTCAAAAAATGCCATCTCTAAAACCAAAAAAGCTTCGTCTTTTCTCGATAAG ATGAAGGCGAGATTATCAGGAGGACACTTCCGTATGCTTAATGAAAAGCTCTACACTTGCTC TGGAGATGAGGCGCTCAATTATTTCAAAGAAAATCCAGATCTTTTTAATGTG TATCATGCAGGGTATCAAGAGCAAATGTTACATTGGCCAGAACAACCTGTTAATATAATCACAAAATGGCTAAAGGATCATAGCCCTTCTTTAGTTGTTGCTGACTTTGGCTGCG GAGATGGACGGCTGGCAAGAAGTGTGAAGAACAAAGTCTGGTCCTTGGATCTTGTCGCAAATGATCCTTCAGTAATTGCTTGTGATATGTCTAAT ACCCCTCTATTGTCCTTGTCAGTTGATGTGGCTGTCTTTTGCCTTTCATTGATGGGAACCGACTATCCAAGCTACATTCAGGAAGCACGCAGAGTTCTTAAACCCAG GGGTTGGCTTTTGATAGCAGAGGTTAAAAGCAGGCTTGATCCAAATACTGGAGGAGCAGACCCAAACAAGTTTTTGAAAGCTATTTGTGAGCTTGGATTTACCATAGAGTCAAAG GATTTCTCTAACAAAATGTTTGCGCTGTTCTACCTAAAGAAGAAG GAAAAGCAGAATTCAGTAGACAAGGAGATCAGTTGGCCTGAGCTCAAGCCTTGTATATATAAACGGCGCTAA